DNA from Ancylothrix sp. D3o:
GCCGCATTCACAGACTGTGCGTAAAGTTCTGCTTGATCAATAGCGATAGCTAATTGAGCCGTGACTGCTGTTAATAATTCTACTTCACTATCACTCCAAGGACGTACCCCAGAATAGTGAACACAACCCACAATTCCAATAGCAAAACTTGAACCCATCCCGCCGGATGTAGCGAGTCGAGTTTGGATCGGCAAAGCTAAAACAGAATTACAACCCAAACGGCGAGAAAACCGGCGCAAAACGCGATTTTTTTCAGTTTTTGCATTATCGACGCGCAGAATTTCTAAATTTGATAAGTTTGGCAAAACTGAACCGGCTACTTTTGCATCATAGACACCCATCACAGTTTCTAAGTCGGCGTTTTTTGCCTCCATAACTATTTCTAAGGCATCGGTTTTAGCAGTGAAAGTGTACCAAATAAAAACACAGCGGTCAATATTTAATAAACTGCGAATTTTATGGACTGCTGTTTCTAAAATGGTATTTAATTCTAAAGATGTGCGAATTTGACTAGCAAGCTGAAATAACAAAGCCTCTCGTCCTGATAATAACTCTTGACGAACCCAGGCGCGGTCAATGGCGACAGCAAGGGCATTCGCTACCCAACTCAGCGTACTGCGAGCCGCTTCACTATAAGGAACTAGGCTTAAAATTGCCATAACTCCCACTAAACGATCTTCAACAATTAAGGGATATCCTGCCAAAAATGTAGCGGGATCATCCCAAGAAGAAACGCTAGAATCATTGGAAATTTTAGAGGATTCAGGAGTAATATAAGATTGGCGATTTTGAGCAATAAACCCAATCATGGAAAACCCCAAAGCAATACGGTCGCTAAATTCTGCCGTTGCCGGTTGTTCGCCGGTGAAAGATTGTAGCTCTAATAAATTGGCGGTTTTATTAAACGTCCAAATGCCGGCAAAACTTAAATCTAAACATAACTCCATCACTTCGGTACAGCGGTGGAGAATTTCGGGTAAGGTACTGCTTTGAATCAAGGCCACGCCTATTTCTGCCGCTAGGGTAGAAAGCCGGGATCTTTCTAACAATAAAGCACTGGCGCGTTTGCGGTCGGTGATATCATAAAATGCACTTAATAAAGCCGATTTTCCATTAAATTTTAACGGTTGTAAGGATAAAGAAATCCAGAAATAAGTGCCATTTACTTTAACAGCGCGAATTTCTTGCGCCCGCACAAAGCCATCTTTTTTAAACTTTGCCAGAACAGTTTCCCTGTCGGCAGGATTTTCATAAAAATCGATAATTTCCTGCTGCTGCATTTCCGGCAAAGAGATGCCCAAGGCTTCAGCTAAAGCAGGATTTGCATACATTAATGAATTATCTTCTAGGCTGGTAATTAAAATAGGAATGGGGGTTACTTCGGCAATAGCGCGAAAACGTTCTTGGCTTTCTCGTAATTCTTCTTCAGCTTTTTGGCGGCGGCTGATATCGACAATGGCAGCGATAAAATACTTTGGTTCTCCGGATTTTTCTTTTACCAAAGATAGCGTTAAATTAACCCAAACGACGGTGCCATTTTTGCGGATATAACGTTTTTGAATTGAGTCTAAGGGCATTTCTCCTAAACGCATCCACCGCACTGCTTCTGTGGTGATTTGCACATCTTCGGGATGGCTAATTTCATAAAATCCAATAGTGAGGAGTTCTTCTTGGGAGTAACCAACAATATCACAATATCGCTGGTTAGCGCGGAGAAATTGCCCGTCCAGCGCCACCAACGCCACTCCCACCGCCGTTTGCTCAAAAGTTGCTCGAAACCTCGCTTCACTTTCCCGCAATGCTTCTTCTGCAAGCTTGCGTTCAGTTATATCTTGTACTAAAGAAGCGACACCAATTAAATTGCCGGTTTCATCGACTAAGGGCGTATTATACCATTCACAAATAATAATTTGCCCGTCTTTGGTAATGTTTTCATTAGTGTTGCGAGTCCAGCCTTGATTTGTTAACATTTTTGCCCAAAGTTTATTAAGTTCTGGTTTAACAATTTCTGGGGCAATTAAATCAGCGGCAGCCTGTCCAAGCGCTTCGGTTCTGGTATAACCAAAAATCCTTTCGGCGGCTGGGTTCCATTCGGTGACTTCAAAGGCTAAACTCCACTCTATTACTGCTAGGGGAGTTTGCTGGAAATGCAAAGCTAATTTTTGCTCTTGTTTGGTAAAGGCGGTTTCGGCTTTTTTCTGGTCGCTGATGTCAATAAATAATCCATCCCAAATTATCTCTGATCCTAGGCAAGGTTGCGGCTGAAAAATAGCTTTAAACCATTTAAGTTGCCCAGAAGCGGTAATCAGCCGGCCTTCCCATTTCCAAAGTTGCAGACTGTTAGCTGCATCGCTGATGGCTTCCTGCCAGGAAATGAGGTCATCGGGATGTAATAGTTCCATGAAGCTATTACAATTTGCTAGGATTTCTGTAGGTTCTAATTCGCACAATTCATAACAATCTCCGCTGACAAATTTAAAGGCTATATTTTCTCCGCCCTGCCAAGACATTTGATAAATTACAGCCGGTAAATTTACCGCGATTTGTTGAAACTTGTCTTGGCTATTTTGCAGGGCGGTAATTAACCTTTTAACAATTTCTGTTCCGGTGGTTTCTAGGCTGAGTAATTGTTGTTGAGATTCTTGTAATTTATTTTCAAGTTCGAGCGGCTTTGTGATGTCTTTGAGAGTACAGATAAGTTGTCTAAGGTTGCCGGTGTTGTCTCTTTGCGGGGTGATGCTGATTTGTAACCATTTGACTGCGGAATTGTTAGGAATGCCGACAATATCACAGACCGATTCACCGCTAGTTAGGGCTTTTGTGAAGCATTGATTTGCAGCTAATAATGTGTTATTTTGTTGCAGTAATTGCCAGTTGGAATTAAATGCTGTTTGTCCCGGTAATTGAGATTGAGGAATTTCCAAAAGTTGAGCAGCGGCGGGGTTGCTCCAAATAATTATGCCGGTGGAATCTGTAATTAAAATGCCGGCATCAACGAGTTGAAGGGCGTCTTCTAAAAAGGTTGTGTGTGTTTTTGATGCCGGTTTGCGCCACCACCACCACGCCACTATTCCTATCAAGGCGATGGCGGCGAAGACTAATTGCCATTGTTCCGCAATGGGTATTTTATGCAGGGCTGTTTTTGCAAAAATTGACGAAAAATAAACAATTGGGCGAGAATAGGGGAACAAAACGGCGACCAAGTGCAGGTTTTCGGTTTGGATCATTGCCACCTCGATAGGGGGGTGCCGGTGGAGGAAAGAAACAGTGTTCTTTTTCTGTTGTAGTGGTTATTTATGTCTTTTGTCTTTTTTTTTGTTGTGGATTTTGGGAGGGGGAGGATTATGTTTTAGGAAATTTTAACCGCAGATTAACGCAGATGGACGCAGATATGGGGGTATATTAGCATAATTGGATGGTTGATAAGGGAGAAAATTTTGGCGCTTAGTTAGACGGAAAGTTGGATTTGGGAGCCATTTTGGGTTTTGTTGACTTCTATTCTTGCTTGGAAGGCTTCTTTAAATTGCGGCATATGGGTAACGGTTAAAATGCAGGCAAATTCTGAGGCAATGGCATTAATTGCGGCTATTAATCGGTCGCATCCTTCGCTGTCTTGGGTGCCAAATCCTTCATCGACTATTAGCATTTGTAATGCTGTTCCTGAACGATTTGCTAATAGGCGTGCTAGGGCAAGACGGATGGCAAAGTTAATCCGAAATGCTTCTCCTCCTGAGTAGGTTTCATAAGGGCGAGTTCCTCGTGCATCGGCGATGAGGATATCGAGGGTTTCGATTAATTTGCCGGTTGTTTTGGCTGATTTTGTTTTGGTTTTACTGGCTTTTTGGGTGACAAATTGAATATGCAATTGGTTGGCACTCAGGCGCGATAATATTTGATTGGTTTCGGCTTCGAGTTGGGGCAGTACATTTTCGATCATTAGGGCTTGAATGCCGTTTTTACCAAAGGCGGCGGCGAGTTCGGAATAAATGCGTTGTTGTTTGATATGGTTTTGCAAATAGGCTCTTTTTTCTTTGAGTTGGGTTTCTAAAGAGGCGCGATATTGCTGTTGTTGTTGCAAGCGTCCTTTGCTGGCAAAAAGTTGATCAAGTTGTGTACGCCGGCCGGCAATGGTTCTGTCAAGATTTTGTATTTCAGTGCTTGGATCTGGTGTTTGAAAAAGTTGCCGGTTAAGTATTTCTAATTCCTCAGCTATTTTTTGTCGCTGCTGTCTTCTTTCTTCTAACCAGGTTTCTAATTCTTTTGCTCTCTTTACAAACTGGGGGTATTCTTCGCGCGCAGTCAGTAATTCTTGATATTTTGCTAACCAAATTTGCGCTTTTTTTAAAGTTTCTCGAACTTGACTGTGCGCGTGTCTATCATAGTTAATTTCTGTTAATTGCCGGTCAATTTCTGCCATTGCCTGGGAATATTCAGAAATTGTTTTCTGTTGTTCTAAATCTTGGCTTAACTTGGCAACTAAAGCCTCTAATTCTGGTTTTTTAAGTTGCAATTGTGTCCACCGGCGCATGGCAGATTTGATCTCAGCTTGTTTAATTTCTGCCCAGCGCCAGCGTTCCACATTTCCGCGTGCAAGGGCGTGGGTTTTTTCGTCATAATTTAGTTGTTGAAGTTGCCTCTCCAGTTGTTGCAATTCACTTTGCAATTCTGGCGAATGGGTGCCGGTGGCAAGTATTTGTTCCAGTTGTTGTTTTTCTGCACTTAAATGTTGTAATTTTTCCCGGTCATTTGTCGTTGCATCGAGTTGAGCAAGCAAATTTCCCCGCCGTTCCCGCAACGTATCATAACCGGCTAATTCTTGAGTAAGTTGCTGATATTCTGTGCGGAGAACTTGAATTTCTCTTTCTGAGGTCGCCAATTGTTCACGCACCACCCACAATTGATTAAGAATATCCTGTTGTTCCGTTGCGTGTTTTTCTAAAACTAAATTTCTGTGATGTTCATCAAGAGGCCGATCACACAAAGGACAAAGCGGAAATGCCGATTCTAAATTGGAATTTTCGCCCGCATCTTCTGGAGAATATTTCTGCATTAACCCCATTTTTTCCTGAATACCGGCAAGGCGAGTTTCATATTCCCGCTGTTGCGTTTGCAAGCGTTCCATAAAACTGCGTCTTTCGAGACCTTTTTCTCTCACCCGTTGTTGATAAATCCGTTTTTTTTCTAACTCTTCAATTTGAACCCCAATTTCGATAACTGCTTGTTGCAATTGCGGGTGACGCTGTTGCTGTAAATGCAATTGATAACCAGTAGCTTGTATTTCTTCTAAACGAGCACCCAAACGAGCGCCCACCCTTTCCAATTCTACTTGTAAGTGATTTCTTCTATTAATTAAAGGGGCAATTTCTCCTTGCAAACGATCTAAATCAGCCAGCTTAGTTTTTGCCAATTGCAATTGAGCCAAACCGGCCTCAACTTCCGGAGCAGATTGCAGAATTTGTTGCAACTCTTCCTCTTGTTGCAAAAGCGAATCAAGTTGAGCCTTAGCGGAAGAAAGCTTACCACTCAATTGCGCGAGATGCTGTGAAAGTTGTTGTTGCAAACTCGAACGTTTTTCCCCAAGTTCTTGATGTAGCTGAAACTTGCCATCTTCAAGTTGCTCTAAACTTTGTAACTGCTGAAAATTGGCATAACCGCTAGTAATTTCTTTTTCTTGGTGCAAGACAGCCTCAAGTTGTTGCTGACGCGATCTTGTCATCGCCAAATCTT
Protein-coding regions in this window:
- a CDS encoding PAS domain S-box protein, which produces MIQTENLHLVAVLFPYSRPIVYFSSIFAKTALHKIPIAEQWQLVFAAIALIGIVAWWWWRKPASKTHTTFLEDALQLVDAGILITDSTGIIIWSNPAAAQLLEIPQSQLPGQTAFNSNWQLLQQNNTLLAANQCFTKALTSGESVCDIVGIPNNSAVKWLQISITPQRDNTGNLRQLICTLKDITKPLELENKLQESQQQLLSLETTGTEIVKRLITALQNSQDKFQQIAVNLPAVIYQMSWQGGENIAFKFVSGDCYELCELEPTEILANCNSFMELLHPDDLISWQEAISDAANSLQLWKWEGRLITASGQLKWFKAIFQPQPCLGSEIIWDGLFIDISDQKKAETAFTKQEQKLALHFQQTPLAVIEWSLAFEVTEWNPAAERIFGYTRTEALGQAAADLIAPEIVKPELNKLWAKMLTNQGWTRNTNENITKDGQIIICEWYNTPLVDETGNLIGVASLVQDITERKLAEEALRESEARFRATFEQTAVGVALVALDGQFLRANQRYCDIVGYSQEELLTIGFYEISHPEDVQITTEAVRWMRLGEMPLDSIQKRYIRKNGTVVWVNLTLSLVKEKSGEPKYFIAAIVDISRRQKAEEELRESQERFRAIAEVTPIPILITSLEDNSLMYANPALAEALGISLPEMQQQEIIDFYENPADRETVLAKFKKDGFVRAQEIRAVKVNGTYFWISLSLQPLKFNGKSALLSAFYDITDRKRASALLLERSRLSTLAAEIGVALIQSSTLPEILHRCTEVMELCLDLSFAGIWTFNKTANLLELQSFTGEQPATAEFSDRIALGFSMIGFIAQNRQSYITPESSKISNDSSVSSWDDPATFLAGYPLIVEDRLVGVMAILSLVPYSEAARSTLSWVANALAVAIDRAWVRQELLSGREALLFQLASQIRTSLELNTILETAVHKIRSLLNIDRCVFIWYTFTAKTDALEIVMEAKNADLETVMGVYDAKVAGSVLPNLSNLEILRVDNAKTEKNRVLRRFSRRLGCNSVLALPIQTRLATSGGMGSSFAIGIVGCVHYSGVRPWSDSEVELLTAVTAQLAIAIDQAELYAQSVNAASVAQAKAEQLASALQELKTTQAQLIQTEKMSSLGQLVAGVAHEINNPINFIYANLSYLEVYSKDLLGLVEIYQKEVGAPSKTIQEKLEAMDFEFLGEDLGKILSSMQVGAERIRQIVLSLRNFSRLDEAAMKFVDLHEGIDNTLLILQSRFKPAKHPGIEVVKEYGSLPKVECYAGQLNQVFLNIFSNAIDALELLPKAGVITVRTELKQSNSSVVIRIIDNGAGMPDAVKLRIFDPFFTTKPVGKGTGLGLSICYQIVVGQHKGVLECFTEQGKGTEFCIEIPIRQR
- the sbcC gene encoding exonuclease subunit SbcC → MIPHQLTLKNFLSYENATLEFRGLHTACICGPNGAGKSSLLEAISWSIWGESRAGSEDDVIHFGAKEARVDYVFQVNGCIYRVIRCRVRGQLTSLEFQVATVSDEEGRPVSFKSLSERGLRATQEKVLEHLKLDYETFSNSAYLRQGRADEFMLKRPNERKEILAELLKLNHYDRLAEEAKERAKNFKGKVELLEVDIYSLQSQLEASESTVSELAETEASLNDLQAKQVADELSLKKLKEQAVLRQSWLQQVSWHRQQYQAINGEGERLEQDLAMTRSRQQQLEAVLHQEKEITSGYANFQQLQSLEQLEDGKFQLHQELGEKRSSLQQQLSQHLAQLSGKLSSAKAQLDSLLQQEEELQQILQSAPEVEAGLAQLQLAKTKLADLDRLQGEIAPLINRRNHLQVELERVGARLGARLEEIQATGYQLHLQQQRHPQLQQAVIEIGVQIEELEKKRIYQQRVREKGLERRSFMERLQTQQREYETRLAGIQEKMGLMQKYSPEDAGENSNLESAFPLCPLCDRPLDEHHRNLVLEKHATEQQDILNQLWVVREQLATSEREIQVLRTEYQQLTQELAGYDTLRERRGNLLAQLDATTNDREKLQHLSAEKQQLEQILATGTHSPELQSELQQLERQLQQLNYDEKTHALARGNVERWRWAEIKQAEIKSAMRRWTQLQLKKPELEALVAKLSQDLEQQKTISEYSQAMAEIDRQLTEINYDRHAHSQVRETLKKAQIWLAKYQELLTAREEYPQFVKRAKELETWLEERRQQRQKIAEELEILNRQLFQTPDPSTEIQNLDRTIAGRRTQLDQLFASKGRLQQQQQYRASLETQLKEKRAYLQNHIKQQRIYSELAAAFGKNGIQALMIENVLPQLEAETNQILSRLSANQLHIQFVTQKASKTKTKSAKTTGKLIETLDILIADARGTRPYETYSGGEAFRINFAIRLALARLLANRSGTALQMLIVDEGFGTQDSEGCDRLIAAINAIASEFACILTVTHMPQFKEAFQARIEVNKTQNGSQIQLSV